One Bosea sp. 124 genomic window, ACAAGGCCGCCGTCACCGGCAAGGTGCTCAAGCTGTCGCTCGGCTACAGCCACGACATCGACTATCCGATCCCGGAAGGGGTCGCGATCGTCACGCCGAAGCCGACCGAAATCGTCATCACCGGCATCGACAAGCAGGTGGTCGGCCAGACCGCCGCCGAGATTCGCGACTATCGCGGGCCTGAGCCTTACAAGGGCAAGGGCGTCAAATACGCCGGCGAATTCATCTTCCGCAAGGAAGGGAAGAAGAAGTAAGCGCCATGAGCAAGCAGACCGAAAATACTGCGCGCCGCAAGGCCCGCGTCCGCCGCGCGATCAAGGCCGTTGCCAATGGCCGCGCCCGCCTGTCGGTGCACCGCACCGGCAAGCAGATCTATGCCCAGGTCATCGACGACGTGAAGGGTGTTACCGTCGCGTCGGCCTCGAGCCTGGACAAGGACATCCGCGGCGACATCAAGTCGGGCGCGAACGTCGAGGCCGCTGCGACGATCGGCAAGCTGATCGCCGAGCGCGCTGCGAAGGCGGGCGTGAAGGACGTGGTCTTCGACCGCGGCTCCTACATGTATCACGGCCGCGTCAAGGCGCTGGCGGATGCAGCCCGCGAAGGCGGCCTGAACTTCTGAGTTCGGCCAAATCCCGGTTTTCCTCCCTCGACGCCGCAAGGCGCCGGGGCAGGGGCCGGGCTCTATCTGTTTTGAGACCGTCGTTCCATCAGGAACGCTCGAGCGAGCGGCGCCGGACACTGAGCCTGCTGCCGCGCAAGTAAGAGGAAAGACAATGGCGAGAGAGCCTCGTGACCGCGATCGCGAAGAGCGCGATTCGGAATTCGTGGACCGTCTGGTCCATATCAACCGCGTCGCCAAGGTGGTGAAGGGTGGTCGTCGCTTCGGCTTCGCTGCGCTCGTCGTCGTCGGCGACCAGAAGGGCCGCGTTGGCTTCGGCCACGGCAAGGCCCGTGAAGTTCCCGAGGCCATCCGCAAGGCGACGGAAGCCGCCAAGCGCGGTCTGGTCCGTATCCCGCTGCGCGAGGGTCGCACCCTGCATCATGACGTCCAGGGCCGTCATGGCGCCGGCAAGGTCGTGCTGCGCGCCGCTCCGGCCGGTACCGGCATCATCGCCGGCGGCCCGATGCGCGCCGTCTTCGAGGCGGTCGGCATGCAGGACGTGGTGTCGAAGTCGCTCGGCTCCTCGAACCCGTACAACCTCGTTCGCGCGACGTTCGACGCGCTGAAGAACGAAGACAGCCCGCGTGGCGTCGCCGCGCGCCGCAACCTCAAGGTTTCGTCCCTGCAGACGCGTCGCCGCGATGCCGGCACCGACGCCGCTGTCGAAGCGTGAGGGTGCGATCATGGCAAAGTCTGAAAACAAGACCGTCGTCGTCGAGCAGATCGGTAGCCCGATCCGCCGCGAGGCGTCGCAGCGCCAGACCCTGATCGGTCTCGGCCTCAACAAGATTCGCCGGCAGTCGACCCTGGTCGATACGCCGTCCGTGCGGGGCATGATCGATAAGGTCAGGCACCTCGTGCGCGTCGTTGACGCGAAGTGAGGGGTATCGTTCGATGAAACTCAACGACATCCGTGACAACGAAGGCGCCCACAAGTCGCGCATCCGCGTCGGCCGGGGCATCGGCTCGGGCAAGGGCAAGACCGGCGGCCGTGGCGTCAAGGGTCAGAAGGCCCGTGCAGGCGTGGCGGTCAAGGGCTTCGAAGGCGGCCAGATGCCGCTCTATCGTCGCCTGCC contains:
- the rplR gene encoding 50S ribosomal protein L18, which translates into the protein MSKQTENTARRKARVRRAIKAVANGRARLSVHRTGKQIYAQVIDDVKGVTVASASSLDKDIRGDIKSGANVEAAATIGKLIAERAAKAGVKDVVFDRGSYMYHGRVKALADAAREGGLNF
- the rpsE gene encoding 30S ribosomal protein S5, whose protein sequence is MAREPRDRDREERDSEFVDRLVHINRVAKVVKGGRRFGFAALVVVGDQKGRVGFGHGKAREVPEAIRKATEAAKRGLVRIPLREGRTLHHDVQGRHGAGKVVLRAAPAGTGIIAGGPMRAVFEAVGMQDVVSKSLGSSNPYNLVRATFDALKNEDSPRGVAARRNLKVSSLQTRRRDAGTDAAVEA
- the rpmD gene encoding 50S ribosomal protein L30, which codes for MAKSENKTVVVEQIGSPIRREASQRQTLIGLGLNKIRRQSTLVDTPSVRGMIDKVRHLVRVVDAK